A genome region from Sphingobium sp. WTD-1 includes the following:
- a CDS encoding HPP family protein — MNLFKPLLAGARPIDRMIAGLGAAIGISLTILVCSQLPLHAGDLPIIVAPLGASAVLIFAVPASPLAQPWSVVGGNILSSLIGVAAYQLIPDMMVAAGVAVGVAIILMSLLRCLHPPGGAAALTAVIGSQGIHDAGYAFAFAPVGINSIALVSLGLFFHRLSGHSYPHQPVAPPLIADKMRAEAGFHLEDIDQALAELPDNFDISRADLDLLLSRAEIHAQARRAG; from the coding sequence ATGAACCTCTTCAAGCCCCTTCTGGCCGGTGCCCGCCCGATCGACCGGATGATCGCGGGCCTGGGCGCGGCGATCGGCATCAGCCTCACCATATTGGTGTGCAGTCAGTTGCCGTTGCATGCCGGCGACCTGCCGATCATCGTCGCGCCGCTGGGCGCGTCGGCGGTACTGATCTTTGCCGTGCCCGCGAGCCCGCTGGCCCAGCCCTGGTCGGTGGTCGGCGGCAATATTCTGTCCAGCCTGATCGGCGTCGCCGCCTATCAGTTGATCCCCGACATGATGGTCGCGGCCGGCGTGGCGGTGGGCGTGGCAATAATATTGATGAGCCTGCTGCGCTGCCTCCACCCGCCCGGCGGCGCGGCGGCGCTGACCGCGGTGATCGGCAGCCAGGGCATTCATGATGCGGGCTATGCCTTCGCCTTTGCGCCGGTCGGGATCAATTCGATCGCCCTGGTGTCCCTGGGCCTGTTCTTCCACCGCCTGTCGGGCCACAGCTATCCGCACCAGCCGGTCGCGCCGCCGTTGATCGCCGACAAGATGCGCGCGGAGGCGGGCTTTCATCTGGAGGATATCGACCAGGCGCTGGCCGAACTGCCCGACAATTTCGACATCAGCCGCGCCGACCTTGACCTGCTGCTGTCGCGGGCAGAAATCCACGCCCAGGCCCGCCGGGCGGGCTGA
- a CDS encoding MarC family protein, with protein sequence MNDLSFVLIIFFVTLGPIKVIPAYAQLTSQLSESDRRGLAIKATLLATAVGFLILFLGDKLRQNWQIGSADLLLTGGVLLLIGALEAIKNAQHRPDAQEPPQSAKGLALSPVTFPIIITPYGIVALLLFAAVAGDTQTFLIGVFGIFLGMMVADCLAMIYARQLLGFIRIGTLMAFGWLIAVLQAALAIHAFMTGLQQYGVIPVAS encoded by the coding sequence ATGAATGATCTCAGTTTCGTCCTGATCATCTTCTTCGTCACACTGGGGCCGATCAAGGTGATCCCGGCCTATGCCCAGCTGACCAGTCAATTGTCCGAAAGCGATCGTCGCGGACTGGCGATCAAGGCGACCCTGCTGGCCACGGCCGTCGGCTTCCTGATTCTTTTCCTGGGCGACAAGCTGCGCCAGAATTGGCAGATCGGCTCGGCGGACCTGTTGCTGACCGGGGGCGTGCTACTGCTGATCGGCGCGCTCGAAGCGATCAAGAATGCGCAGCATCGGCCCGATGCACAGGAGCCGCCGCAATCCGCCAAGGGGCTGGCTCTGTCGCCGGTCACCTTTCCGATCATTATCACCCCTTATGGCATCGTCGCGCTGCTGCTGTTCGCGGCGGTCGCCGGCGATACCCAGACCTTCCTGATCGGCGTGTTTGGCATTTTCCTGGGCATGATGGTCGCCGATTGCCTGGCGATGATCTACGCCCGGCAATTGCTCGGCTTCATCCGCATCGGCACGCTGATGGCGTTCGGCTGGCTGATCGCGGTGCTGCAGGCGGCGCTGGCGATTCATGCCTTCATGACCGGACTTCAGCAATATGGCGTGATTCCGGTCGCGTCCTGA
- a CDS encoding TonB-dependent siderophore receptor: MFKRLSATALLSPSLFCVAPALAETVDVEEDRRAPSEIVVLGTRTARVDSTLSSDRATETMSQSSRSIERDLMSAVGTYRLSDALELVSGVSNQNNRGGFMDNFAIRGFLGTPDGGAEYYVDGFFANRGMAPPRDPATTERIELLKGPAGALFGDIDPGGRVNIVSKTPGFTPAASAIFTYGSFDTKRIELDANVPLSTTIAARLVIATEDSDGWRGHVSLRRRVVAPSLTWRPRDGLRFTYVGEITRFDAPFDRGIPAINGDANALPRSTYYGEPNDGDTKARNQRHQLSGEADLGGNWSLNGGVAWRTGTLKGFSSDQSRLIDNQTLWRQRRSRDFKVDDLSARIELRGRIGDHALSVGAKGYVLDYAERWMRRNPTADIPYAVDIDNPVYGQTPPELLPFTNNREKRWSGTLYVQDMWNATDRLTLIGGMRFDAYRQRIRNNRTGAVGKTVDEPLSFRFGARYQLSNAIAVHGNWGENFVLNSGTDRNGTGFAPEQGKGYELGLSGAWPGIDVALSWFDIRKRGILTNDPVDANYLAPVGKLRSRGLELDASVKLGAHWQLVGNYAWTDAQADDDAFATDDVLNVPEHAGSLFAVGRFLDADGRGPSVSAGLAYVGERAGAIDGSGLRLPDYVKAKAAVDYALSRHVTLRVEADNLFDARYAQSSYSSLWIFPGAPRTIRASARIAL; this comes from the coding sequence TTGTTCAAGCGCCTGTCCGCGACGGCCCTGCTTTCGCCTTCGCTTTTCTGCGTCGCCCCTGCCCTGGCCGAAACCGTCGATGTCGAGGAAGATCGTCGTGCGCCATCCGAAATCGTCGTGCTGGGCACCCGCACGGCACGCGTCGACTCCACCCTGTCATCCGACCGGGCGACCGAAACCATGTCGCAATCCAGCCGCTCGATCGAGCGCGACCTGATGAGCGCGGTCGGCACCTATCGCCTGTCGGACGCGCTGGAACTGGTGAGCGGGGTCAGCAACCAGAATAATCGCGGCGGCTTCATGGACAATTTCGCCATTCGCGGTTTCCTGGGCACGCCCGATGGCGGCGCGGAATATTATGTCGACGGCTTCTTCGCCAATCGGGGCATGGCGCCCCCGCGCGACCCGGCCACGACCGAGCGGATCGAATTGCTGAAAGGACCAGCGGGCGCGTTGTTCGGCGATATCGATCCGGGTGGACGGGTCAACATCGTGTCGAAAACGCCCGGCTTCACCCCGGCGGCAAGCGCGATCTTTACCTATGGTTCGTTCGATACCAAACGGATCGAACTGGATGCGAACGTGCCGCTCTCCACGACGATCGCCGCGCGGCTGGTGATCGCGACCGAGGATAGTGATGGCTGGCGCGGCCATGTGTCACTCCGGCGCCGGGTGGTCGCGCCGTCGCTGACCTGGCGGCCGCGCGACGGGCTACGCTTCACCTATGTCGGCGAGATCACGCGTTTCGATGCGCCGTTCGATCGCGGCATTCCGGCGATCAACGGCGACGCCAACGCCTTGCCGCGATCAACCTATTATGGCGAACCGAATGACGGCGACACCAAGGCGCGCAACCAGCGACACCAGTTGAGCGGCGAGGCCGATCTGGGCGGGAACTGGAGCCTCAATGGCGGGGTTGCCTGGCGCACCGGGACGCTGAAGGGCTTTTCATCGGACCAGTCGCGCCTGATCGACAATCAGACGCTGTGGCGCCAGCGCCGCTCGCGCGACTTCAAGGTCGATGACCTGTCCGCGCGGATCGAACTGCGTGGAAGGATCGGCGATCATGCGCTCAGCGTCGGTGCCAAGGGCTATGTGCTCGACTATGCCGAGCGCTGGATGCGGCGGAACCCCACGGCCGATATCCCCTATGCTGTCGATATCGATAATCCGGTCTATGGCCAGACGCCGCCCGAATTGCTGCCTTTCACCAACAACCGGGAAAAGCGCTGGTCGGGCACGCTCTATGTCCAGGACATGTGGAACGCGACCGACCGGCTGACGTTGATCGGCGGCATGCGTTTCGACGCCTATCGCCAGCGCATTCGCAACAACCGCACCGGCGCGGTCGGCAAAACGGTGGACGAGCCGCTAAGCTTTCGCTTCGGCGCGCGCTACCAACTGTCCAATGCGATCGCGGTGCATGGCAATTGGGGCGAGAATTTCGTGCTCAATTCGGGTACAGATCGCAACGGCACCGGCTTCGCCCCGGAACAGGGCAAGGGCTATGAACTGGGGCTGAGCGGTGCCTGGCCGGGCATCGACGTCGCCTTGAGTTGGTTCGACATCCGCAAGCGCGGCATCCTGACCAATGATCCGGTCGACGCCAATTATCTGGCACCGGTCGGCAAGCTGCGCAGCCGAGGGCTGGAGCTGGATGCGTCGGTGAAGCTGGGCGCCCATTGGCAACTGGTCGGCAATTATGCCTGGACCGATGCACAGGCGGACGACGACGCCTTTGCCACCGACGACGTGCTGAACGTGCCCGAACATGCCGGATCACTGTTTGCCGTCGGGCGCTTCTTAGACGCGGACGGGCGCGGCCCGTCAGTCAGCGCCGGCCTTGCCTATGTCGGCGAACGGGCCGGAGCGATCGATGGCAGCGGCCTGCGCCTGCCCGACTATGTGAAGGCCAAGGCGGCGGTCGATTATGCCTTGTCGCGCCATGTGACGCTGCGGGTGGAGGCCGACAATCTGTTCGACGCCCGCTATGCACAAAGTTCCTATAGTTCGCTATGGATTTTCCCCGGCGCGCCGCGCACCATCCGTGCCTCTGCCCGGATCGCGCTGTAA
- a CDS encoding MBL fold metallo-hydrolase, producing the protein MARAVAMMKAVGVALLFLLIAACLATVIVPPFLDRIYYAGPASRHYDGARFFNPDGEIDMPAPPGTSRQGFIARWLLGNDDRPAWPDAVAVKPARPAPFAAPRGMVATWVGHATVLVQAAGINILTDPIWSDRASPFPPLGPKRVAEPGIRMKDLPRIDLIVISHNHYDHLDIPTLKALWQRDRPRIVTALGNDAILKANGIPSVALDWGQSVTGAQLNGLVPEAVIQCENYEHCPDYRVHATRNHHWSSRWLTDRNRALWSSFLIETRAGNIYFAGDTGAGDMGWTGDATRFGPIRLALIPIGAFRFWPGQMESDAHIGPRRAVELFERLGASTAIPIHWGTFRLSYEKRDTPPRMLEQYLRCEGIERKRFAPVRIGQSLLVPNVSPVPRGPKQCDQRAIDALQ; encoded by the coding sequence ATGGCGCGCGCGGTTGCAATGATGAAGGCTGTCGGGGTCGCGCTGCTGTTCCTGCTGATCGCCGCCTGTCTGGCGACGGTGATCGTGCCGCCCTTTCTCGACCGCATCTATTATGCGGGGCCGGCGAGCCGCCATTATGACGGCGCCCGCTTCTTCAATCCCGATGGCGAGATCGACATGCCCGCCCCGCCCGGCACCAGCCGCCAGGGCTTCATCGCCCGCTGGCTGCTTGGCAATGACGATCGCCCGGCATGGCCCGATGCGGTGGCGGTCAAGCCGGCGCGCCCCGCCCCCTTTGCCGCGCCGCGCGGCATGGTCGCCACCTGGGTCGGCCATGCGACCGTGCTGGTGCAGGCGGCGGGCATCAACATATTGACCGATCCGATCTGGTCCGACCGTGCCAGCCCCTTTCCGCCGTTGGGGCCGAAACGGGTCGCGGAGCCGGGCATCAGGATGAAGGATCTGCCCAGGATCGACCTGATCGTCATCAGCCATAATCATTATGACCATCTGGATATCCCGACGCTGAAGGCATTGTGGCAGCGCGACCGGCCCAGGATCGTCACGGCGCTGGGCAATGACGCGATATTGAAGGCGAACGGCATCCCGTCGGTGGCGCTCGACTGGGGCCAGTCGGTGACCGGCGCGCAGTTGAACGGACTGGTGCCCGAAGCGGTGATCCAGTGCGAGAATTACGAGCATTGCCCGGACTATCGGGTCCATGCGACGCGCAACCATCATTGGAGCAGCCGCTGGCTCACCGACCGCAACCGGGCGCTCTGGTCGAGCTTCCTGATCGAGACGCGGGCGGGCAATATCTATTTTGCCGGCGACACCGGCGCGGGCGACATGGGCTGGACCGGCGATGCGACGCGGTTCGGGCCGATCCGGCTGGCGCTGATCCCGATCGGCGCCTTCCGCTTCTGGCCGGGGCAGATGGAATCGGACGCGCATATCGGCCCGCGCCGCGCGGTCGAACTGTTCGAGCGGCTGGGCGCATCGACTGCGATTCCGATTCACTGGGGCACCTTCCGCCTCTCCTACGAGAAGCGCGACACGCCGCCGCGGATGCTGGAACAATATCTGCGCTGCGAGGGGATAGAGCGTAAGCGCTTCGCCCCGGTGCGGATCGGCCAGTCGCTGCTGGTGCCCAATGTCAGCCCGGTGCCGCGCGGCCCCAAGCAGTGCGACCAGCGGGCGATCGACGCGCTGCAATAA
- a CDS encoding DUF2235 domain-containing protein, whose protein sequence is MKRIVVCCDGTWNEPDHNEQGKPCPTNVVKLASLIPAMAEDGTAQRVFYHNGIGSMASRTKRLIDGATGYGISRILLSCYAWLVRTYQPGDQLYFFGFSRGAYTARSLAGFVRNSGILRPEHESLIPDAFALYRSRDGTRAPRSEASRLFRQSYAWSDTTPIQCVGVWDTVGSLGVPNTLFQGILKHLCRVNREFHDTDLSSTVAFAFHAVAIDEHRKPFLPTLWTIPDGQGAGQHVEQCWFPGCHADVGGGNPDSALSGIALEWMVERARLAGLAVDDPFRLVPPAFPPHHPDPLGPVSESQTLFYRLFGSGERPIDVPHPAGRTNESLSDAAIERWHKLATWRPAALVDLAQRKPDMLEPRGP, encoded by the coding sequence ATGAAGCGCATCGTGGTCTGTTGCGACGGCACCTGGAACGAACCAGATCATAATGAGCAGGGCAAGCCCTGCCCGACCAATGTGGTGAAGCTGGCCAGCCTGATCCCGGCAATGGCGGAGGACGGCACGGCGCAACGGGTCTTCTATCACAATGGCATTGGGTCGATGGCGTCGCGGACCAAGCGGCTGATCGACGGGGCGACCGGCTATGGCATCAGCCGCATCCTGCTGTCCTGCTATGCTTGGCTGGTGCGCACCTATCAGCCGGGCGACCAACTGTATTTCTTCGGCTTCAGCCGGGGCGCCTATACCGCCCGATCGCTGGCCGGCTTCGTACGCAATTCCGGCATATTGCGGCCCGAGCATGAAAGCCTGATCCCCGACGCCTTTGCGCTTTATCGATCGCGCGACGGCACCCGCGCGCCGCGATCGGAAGCGTCGCGCCTGTTCCGGCAAAGCTATGCCTGGTCGGACACTACGCCGATCCAGTGCGTCGGCGTGTGGGACACGGTCGGGTCGCTGGGCGTGCCCAACACCTTGTTCCAGGGGATATTGAAGCATCTGTGCCGGGTGAATCGCGAATTTCACGACACCGACCTATCATCGACGGTCGCCTTCGCCTTTCATGCCGTGGCAATCGACGAGCATCGCAAGCCGTTCCTGCCGACATTGTGGACGATTCCCGACGGGCAAGGCGCAGGCCAGCATGTCGAGCAATGCTGGTTCCCCGGCTGCCATGCCGATGTCGGCGGCGGCAATCCCGATTCGGCGCTGTCGGGGATCGCACTGGAGTGGATGGTGGAGCGCGCCCGGCTCGCCGGACTGGCGGTGGATGATCCGTTCCGGCTGGTGCCGCCCGCTTTCCCGCCGCACCACCCCGATCCACTGGGTCCGGTCAGCGAATCCCAGACCCTCTTCTATCGCCTGTTCGGATCGGGCGAACGACCGATCGACGTGCCCCACCCGGCCGGACGGACCAATGAAAGCCTGTCCGATGCGGCGATCGAGCGCTGGCACAAGCTGGCGACATGGCGGCCGGCCGCGCTGGTCGACCTGGCGCAGCGCAAGCCCGACATGCTGGAGCCCCGCGGCCCGTGA